CCAAAAATCTAACGTAACAGAAACATGCAAAAGGCCACTGGAGAATGACAGtattattacacacacaaattcatattCCAGCATACATCTAAActgccatttgcattttaattgtgGGATGGGGGTTGTAGTTGCAGATTTCAAAATCTTCAGCGTGGAAGTCATCGATGCGCTCCACGGTGCGTAGGATCTTCAGCTTGGGAAAGGGGCGGGGCTCCCTCTGGAGCTGAAAGGAAGTGAGGAATGAGGCACGATCCGACTCGatcgcgcgcgcgcgcgcacgcacgcacacacacacacctgtggttTTGGCCTACAGTATTActctaaaaatattttccaggaCACTGAAAATTCTCTGCTCCTTCCATGGCTGGAAAAACTGCATCAAAAAGGCTCTGCACACAGCAATTATGTACAATTCAGTCATGGCCTTGAACGGTAAGCAACATACCTGGAGTTTCAGAGGCTCGATGTGGTTGCTGTAAACGTGAGCGTCTCCCAAAGTGTGCACAAAGTCACCAGGCTGTGGAAGAGGAGCGATCCCAACAGTCAGTGACAGACAGAACACCAAATGACATAGGGCCCTTGCAcaccaactccaggaggttgctCCACAGCACCtcttgtatttttctttctgtgcgTTAGTAGACAATTATGATCTATAAAATCCCTGAAAACTCAAGCTTCATACTCCATTTCATTTTCCCAGTACAGCCATTTAAAGTTTGCTGGGTTGTGgcacaaaatgtgatatttagagGTCCAAAACATTGTAAAGAAAACCCTAAATCGTTGTAAATTTGAATGTAGGGATATTTTGTCGTGTTGAATTAATCTCTCACCTCAGACAACATGCATCAACTTTTGATTTGGAGATATTTGGCCCTAAACATACACTTTTTACCAGGGACCAATTTTCTTGGGGGTGACTTGATACTTTTATTGTGAAAAGTGGCCAGCGCTGCGAGTCCGGCATGGCGTACCTTCAGCCCAGTGATGTGGGCGATCATGTACGTGAGCAGGGCGTAGCTGGCGATGTTGAAGGGCACACCTAAGCCCATGTCTCCCGACCGCTGGTACAGCTGGCAGGACAGCTCTCCGTCACACACGTAGAACTGGCACAGGGCATGGCAGGGGGGCAAGGCCATCTGGGGCATGTCTGGGACGAGAGAAATGGAGGATGCAACAAATCTTACACCTGGACTGCAGAAACCTCAGAGCCTGTTCAGGGATTTGCATTACAGACAGTATTCAAATTATTCAGTTTTGTCCATCAGCTACAAAATTTCACCCATTGGAATAGTTTTACATAGACTCATGTGCAATACAGAGAGAAAATTCACTTTACTCTTGACATAGAGAATGTCCACTAATTATTGTACATGATGGTCTGTGTAAAGGCCAGTTTAATGTATCATCGGCCGATGGATACTGCTATATCGCACCAACATTACTTTATCGCTAGACTTTAATTTTGAACTCTGCCACTCATGAAAAGTATGGACTAAGAAAGCTTTGCCAAATTGGAGTCATTGCGAGCTCAACTGTGGCTAGGCGATGACACTTCGCTAAAGATGATTACAGATGAGAACGTTCTAGAAATAAGGTTTCAATGACATTTGATCCATCATTTTAGTTTAAACTAATAATCGTTGTGACCTACCATCAAATATGAGAATCGCTAGTGGCAACAATCATGCATTGGTCAACTATGTACTGTCCTTAAGACTGTAGAGATGGGTAAAAAATGGTAGCTGATTGAGTAAACTGAATTTTTCTAAAGGGCAAAGGAAATACCTTTTGGATTCCAAGCACACATAATGATCCTCCGGTCCTCAGGGTTGGTCTTTATGGTATCAATGATCTTCTGCAGCTGGTCTACTCCTTGTCCAGTGTAATCTGTAGAAAAGTCAAGGAAACTGTTCTCACAAGTCGGGTCTCCTAAAGTATTTGCGCATTGTGGTTAATAATACTTTTGAtccagtttccccctcatctaCCCACTGGAATGTCGCACCGATGGCAACAATTTTAGTATGGGAACGGTTcagttaaatgtttaaaagtcaacAATTCCAAAATGTCCTTTAAGAGCAATCAAAACTGTATCATCTGCTTCTTTATAGCAGTGTAGACCAGACATGCAAGTGACATTTacctgtgtgcatgtctttgtattcAGCCCCAAAGTGTCTCCATTGGAAACCATAAACAGGGCCCAAGTCCCCTTCCTCCCTGTCAATGAATCCACTCTTGTCCAGAAACTCACGAGAACCATTTGCATCCCAAATTTTCACACCTTTCTCTGACAGCTCTTTGGAATTTGTTGACCCCTGTAACAAAAATGGCCAAACAGGTACAATTTGGTGTCATACAGCAGAACATCAGCTGGAAAGAAACCAGCTTGTGTGATCACCACTctgctacacacacagtcaacttCTCAGtggtaaacattacattacattaattacattaatcagtgtaaacaaaaccaaaaaatgtaaCCAGGAATAATTATTGCATATACGTTTGCAATTTAGGAATTATTTGTATCCCAGGAAGATAGTTCATTCATTTTACTGTAGATTATCAACCATGATAATGTGTGATTGTTCCTGCAAAtgctttttcaaatgtaattttgctAATAATTGGTGTAAGGATATTCAAACACGCGAGTGAGTAAGTAAAATACTAGCCTATTTCTAACTCTGGTGTGTATCGCTTTCGTGTATCATAAGTCTGTCCAAGATATAGATTATTCATTATACAGTTCTTACTTTAATAAACCACAGCAGTTCTTCTAAGATTGCTTTCCAGAAAACCCTCTTCGTTGTCAACAAAGGGAATTGGTCTGTAAATAAACCACAAAATCATAAATATTCAATGTACAGTTCtaccacaacacaacagcacTTCCCGCCAACCAGCACACAGCACTCATTGGTTCCTGCATGTGGGACGGAAGAAAAATGAACGCgccttttattttaaaaagtaataataaaaattagaCATGGAGCATCGGAAACAGTGAAAAGAAAACtattcataaaaaatgcattactttaTGACAATATACAAAAGTCCGGTAAATTGTATCAGTGGAAGTTAGTTAGGCCacgtagctaatgttagctaactaaTTCGAAAGAAAATCACTCACCCCGGAGACTGTATCTTGCCTGTGAGCCAAATACTGAAATAACTCCGGTTCCTGTGCGGTCTCCTTTTCGGGAACCGTGCTGCAAAATGTAATCTACCTGGCTCAAATAGCCTCGCTCAtcgcaaaacaaagaaaacgaTTTTTTCTCAGTTGGACAACTAATTCCGTTCTCCCCTTTATCGTCGTAACTGGCAGAATCATTGATTTCTGTATTTAGAGGCATTTTAAAACTACGGCAGTTAAATGCGGGAAATGGTCCTTTGAAGACAGTGGCAGGAAAGATGCATCCGACACCTGAATTTACTCAAAAATGAATGACGCCACTTCAAAACTCCCGGGCAAGGGAGAGTAATCGCCGCCTACTCAGTTCCAACGTCAAATATTGGCTCTGTCTCTGATTAAAGGAGGAGTTTATACTTTAGGTTCAGCTTGTGCAATAAACGTACTAGTCATAGGCAGTGTTGCCAAGTCCGCTTATAATAAGCGGCTTTGGGCTTGAAAGTTGCTAGAAAAAATCACGAGTCGCGGGTTGCGTTTTTTGggcttgttttaaaaatatggtCGCGT
The sequence above is a segment of the Conger conger chromosome 4, fConCon1.1, whole genome shotgun sequence genome. Coding sequences within it:
- the tyms gene encoding thymidylate synthase, with amino-acid sequence MPLNTEINDSASYDDKGENGISCPTEKKSFSLFCDERGYLSQVDYILQHGSRKGDRTGTGVISVFGSQARYSLRDQFPLLTTKRVFWKAILEELLWFIKGSTNSKELSEKGVKIWDANGSREFLDKSGFIDREEGDLGPVYGFQWRHFGAEYKDMHTDYTGQGVDQLQKIIDTIKTNPEDRRIIMCAWNPKDMPQMALPPCHALCQFYVCDGELSCQLYQRSGDMGLGVPFNIASYALLTYMIAHITGLKPGDFVHTLGDAHVYSNHIEPLKLQLQREPRPFPKLKILRTVERIDDFHAEDFEICNYNPHPTIKMQMAV